In Acanthopagrus latus isolate v.2019 chromosome 17, fAcaLat1.1, whole genome shotgun sequence, the following are encoded in one genomic region:
- the zdhhc18a gene encoding palmitoyltransferase ZDHHC18a isoform X2, producing MMKNCEYQQIDPRALSVSPSSAQNHAGKSAQRPRRKWEVFPGRNRFFCDGRIILARQSGVLPLTLGLIVVTCGLFFAFDCPFLVEHLTVFIPVIGGVLFVFVVISLLRTSFTDPGILPRATPDEAADIEKQIDTSGSSTYRPPPRTKEILINQQVVKLKYCFTCKTFRPPRTSHCSLCDNCVERFDHHCPWVGNCVGKRNYRFFYSFIISLSFLTSFIFGCVITHITLRSQASKSLVQAIQESPGSVVELVICFFSIWSILGLSGFHTYLVASNLTTNEDIKGSWSSKRAAEESGNPYSYNSIITNCCATLCGPMPPSLIDRRGLLPLDEPIPAPSASEMELPPFVAKNDAHMEENCQDFALSCTA from the exons ATGATGAAGAACTGCGAGTACCAGCAGATCGACCCACGGGCGCTGTCTGTGTCGCCCTCGTCCGCACAGAACCACGCCGGGAAGAGTGCGCAGCGGCCGCGGAGGAAATGGGAGGTGTTCCCCGGGAGGAACAGGTTTTTCTGCGATGGACGAATCATCCTGGCCAGACAGAGCGGTGTCCTTCCTCTGACACTGGGCCTTATTGTTGTCACATGTGGCCTTTTCTTTGCATTCGA ttgCCCATTCCTGGTGGAGCATCTGACCGTCTTCATACCTGTGATTGGTGGggtgctttttgtgtttgtggtcatCTCCCTGCTGAGAACCAGCTTTACAGATCCGGGCATCCTACCAAGGGCCACCCCAGATGAAGCAGCAGACATAGAGAAGCAGATAG ATACCTCAGGATCCTCTACGTATCGCCCCCCACCGCGAACCAAGGAGATCCTCATCAACCAGCAGGTGGTAAAGCTCAAATACTGCTTCACTTGTAAAACGTTCCGCCCTCCTCGGACCTCCCACTGCAGCCTGTGTGACAACTGTGTTG AGCGATTTGATCACCACTGCCCATGGGTGGGGAACTGTGTGGGAAAACGCAATTACCGCTTTTTCTACAGCTTCAttatctctttgtcttttctgacGTCTTTCATATTTGGCTGCGTCATCACACACATTACCCTGC GTTCTCAAGCATCTAAAAGCCTTGTTCAAGCCATTCAAGAGAGCCCTGGCAG TGTGGTGGAGTTGGTGATTTGTTTCTTCTCCATCTGGTCTATTCTGGGCCTCTCAGGCTTCCATACTTACTTAGTAGCCTCCAACCTCACAACAAATGAAGAT ATAAAGGGCTCCTGGTCTAGTAAAAGGGCTGCAGAGGAGTCTGGGAACCCGTACAGTTATAACAGTATTATAACCAACTGCTGTGCGACGTTATGTGGCCCCATGCCCCCAAG TCTGATCGACAGAAGAGGCCTCCTGCCTCTTGATGAGCCAAtccctgctccctctgcctCGGAGATGGAGCTGCCGCCATTCGTCGCCAAGAACGACGCTCACATG GAGGAGAACTGTCAGGATTTTGCTTTGTCCTGCACAGCCTGA
- the zdhhc18a gene encoding palmitoyltransferase ZDHHC18a isoform X1: MMKNCEYQQIDPRALSVSPSSAQNHAGKSAQRPRRKWEVFPGRNRFFCDGRIILARQSGVLPLTLGLIVVTCGLFFAFDCPFLVEHLTVFIPVIGGVLFVFVVISLLRTSFTDPGILPRATPDEAADIEKQIDTSGSSTYRPPPRTKEILINQQVVKLKYCFTCKTFRPPRTSHCSLCDNCVERFDHHCPWVGNCVGKRNYRFFYSFIISLSFLTSFIFGCVITHITLRSQASKSLVQAIQESPGSVVELVICFFSIWSILGLSGFHTYLVASNLTTNEDIKGSWSSKRAAEESGNPYSYNSIITNCCATLCGPMPPSLIDRRGLLPLDEPIPAPSASEMELPPFVAKNDAHMCTQSTKDVLERVVHSFDFHGLCPPGTPKTSPLGPEVSCTAAAPSPQTLPSASSSLQHARQLVPAPCPPFGSSGKKEMDSLHSINPAFRLASPSPSLSRTTLILGDAPDLGFIPLP; the protein is encoded by the exons ATGATGAAGAACTGCGAGTACCAGCAGATCGACCCACGGGCGCTGTCTGTGTCGCCCTCGTCCGCACAGAACCACGCCGGGAAGAGTGCGCAGCGGCCGCGGAGGAAATGGGAGGTGTTCCCCGGGAGGAACAGGTTTTTCTGCGATGGACGAATCATCCTGGCCAGACAGAGCGGTGTCCTTCCTCTGACACTGGGCCTTATTGTTGTCACATGTGGCCTTTTCTTTGCATTCGA ttgCCCATTCCTGGTGGAGCATCTGACCGTCTTCATACCTGTGATTGGTGGggtgctttttgtgtttgtggtcatCTCCCTGCTGAGAACCAGCTTTACAGATCCGGGCATCCTACCAAGGGCCACCCCAGATGAAGCAGCAGACATAGAGAAGCAGATAG ATACCTCAGGATCCTCTACGTATCGCCCCCCACCGCGAACCAAGGAGATCCTCATCAACCAGCAGGTGGTAAAGCTCAAATACTGCTTCACTTGTAAAACGTTCCGCCCTCCTCGGACCTCCCACTGCAGCCTGTGTGACAACTGTGTTG AGCGATTTGATCACCACTGCCCATGGGTGGGGAACTGTGTGGGAAAACGCAATTACCGCTTTTTCTACAGCTTCAttatctctttgtcttttctgacGTCTTTCATATTTGGCTGCGTCATCACACACATTACCCTGC GTTCTCAAGCATCTAAAAGCCTTGTTCAAGCCATTCAAGAGAGCCCTGGCAG TGTGGTGGAGTTGGTGATTTGTTTCTTCTCCATCTGGTCTATTCTGGGCCTCTCAGGCTTCCATACTTACTTAGTAGCCTCCAACCTCACAACAAATGAAGAT ATAAAGGGCTCCTGGTCTAGTAAAAGGGCTGCAGAGGAGTCTGGGAACCCGTACAGTTATAACAGTATTATAACCAACTGCTGTGCGACGTTATGTGGCCCCATGCCCCCAAG TCTGATCGACAGAAGAGGCCTCCTGCCTCTTGATGAGCCAAtccctgctccctctgcctCGGAGATGGAGCTGCCGCCATTCGTCGCCAAGAACGACGCTCACATG TGCACTCAGAGCACCAAAGACGTGCTGGAGAGGGTGGTCCACTCCTTTGACTTTCATGGCCTGTGCCCCCCTGGCACCCCAAAGACCAGCCCCCTTGGCCCGGAGGTTTCCTGCACGGCAGCGGCACCTTCCCCACAAACTTTGCCCTCTGCCAGCTCCTCACTGCAGCATGCCCGGCAACTCGTGCCCGCGCCTTGCCCTCCCTTCGGCAGTAGCGGCAAGAAGGAGATGGACTCTCTACACTCCATCAACCCAGCCTTCCGTCTGGCTTCTCCCTCGCCGTCCCTGAGCCGCACCACCCTGATTCTGGGCGATGCACCCGACCTTGGCTTTATCCCACTACCCTGA
- the pigv gene encoding palmitoyltransferase ZDHHC18-A, which yields MTMDVRAVVEFATVTRALSLFLQAVLNAAIPDHDADAFRPPRTEEPLYLDSTVEWLLGGLSHWDAEHFLFIAEKGYLYEHNFAFFPLYPVVLRGLAETLLWPLSSWLSVRGRLLVAVALGNSALFLLSVVALHALSRIVLQDRRLALLSSLLYCITPANVFMTAAYSESLFAALTFGGLFLLEKGFTFRACLALSIATAARSNGLVNIGFLLYLPSLHAISQIRVYRTTIKGHIKVFHYIWVIIRLLVTSLLGTAIIALPFCAFQYYGYRTFCTPSVSLERIPPALLSLAERKGYRVPDENGPPPLWCMRPLPLLYSHIQDVYWDVGFLRYYELKQIPNFILALPMATLGIMAAYAYFQTNPELCMRLGLWETNKGLDKPTPGLFNPRVFVYVVHSTVLLVFGTLCMHVQVLTRFMASSSPVPFWISAHLLLLNEPLLHRRKTSNPSVQLQTHSRNGCMHTPQNPIVALLPHFTSCSTTTQSILGYFLSYWVVGLALHCNFLPWT from the exons ATGACCATGGATGTCAGAGCAGTCGTGGAGTTTGCCACAGTCACCAGGGCTCTGTCACTGTTCCTGCAG GCTGTCCTGAATGCTGCCATCCCTGACCATGATGCTGATGCGTTCAGGCCCCCACGGACGGAGGAACCTCTCTACTTGGACTCCACCGTGGAGTGGTTATTGGGTGGCCTCTCCCACTGGGACGCCGAGCATTTCCTCTTCATCGCGGAGAAGGGATACCTTTACGAGCACAACTTTGCGTTCTTTCCCCTCTACCCCGTCGTGCTCCGTGGCCTGGCCGAGACGCTGCTGTGGCCCCTGAGCAGCTGGCTGAGCGTGCGGGGGCGTTTGCTGGTGGCCGTGGCTCTTGGGAACAGTGCCCTCTTCCTGCTGAGTGTGGTGGCCCTGCATGCACTGAGTAGAATAGTTCTCCAAGACAGGCGCCTCGCTCTGCTCTCCAGCCTGCTGTACTGCATCACACCTGCCAATGTTTTTATGACTGCTGCGTATTCAGAGAGCCTGTTCGCCGCGCTCACGTTTGGTGGTCTGTTCCTCCTGGAGAAAGGCTTCACCTTCCGGGCATGTCTGGCCCTCAGTATAGCCACTGCAGCACGATCCAACGGACTTGTTAATATTGGGTTTCTGCTGTATCTTCCGTCACTGCACGCCATTTCCCAGATTCGTGTATATAGAACAACAATTAAAGGCCACATCAAAGTCTTCCACTACATTTGGGTCATCATCCGTCTCCTGGTCACCTCGCTCCTGGGAACGGCCATTATTGCTCTTCCCTTTTGTGCTTTCCAGTACTATGGGTACAGGACGTTTTGCACACCATCCGTCTCTTTGGAACGGATCCCCCCTGCCCTTCTGTCGCTGGCTGAACGGAAGGGCTACCGGGTGCCTGATGAGAATGGCCCACCACCCCTCTGGTGCATGAGACCCCTTCCATTGCTTTATTCTCACATCCAGGATGTATACTGGGATGTGGGCTTCCTCCGCTACTATGAGCTGAAGCAGATACCGAACTTTATCCTGGCTCTACCTATGGCTACCCTCGGAATAATGGCAGCTTATGCATATTTTCAAACAAATCCAGAATTGTGTATGAGACTCGGACTTTGGGAGACAAATAAAGGGCTGGACAAGCCCACACCGGGATTGTTCAACCCCAGAGTGTTCGTGTATGTCGTACATTCAACGGTACTTCTGGTGTTCGGAACATTGTGCATGCACGTACAG GTTCTAACCAGATTCATGGCATCGTCGTCGCCCGTGCCCTTCTGGATAAGTGCTCATCTGCTCCTGCTCAACGAACCGCTGCTTCATCGAAGGAAGACATCCAACCCCAGCGTGCAGCTTCAGACTCATTCCAGAAATGGATGCATGCACACGCCTCAAAACCCAATCGTCGCTCTGCTGCCGCACTTCACCAGCTGTTCTACAACCACACAGAGCATCCTGGGGTACTTCCTGTCTTACTGGGTGGTGGGCCTCGCACTGCATTGTAACTTCTTGCCATGGACATGA